DNA from Stutzerimonas decontaminans:
GCCAGAAGCGCCGAGTCAGGTGCTCGACGTGCTCGGCGGCGATGCCCGGGCCCTGGTCGCGTACTTCGAAGCGCACGCGCTCGGCTTCACCGTGCAGGGTCAGGGTGACGGCGCTGCCCGGCGCGGTGTGGCGCTGGGCATTCTCCAGCAGGTTGCGCAGCGCGGCGATGGCCAGCACCGGCGGCATCGCCAGTGGCGCATCGGGCAGCTCTGCCGGGACCTGCAACAGGATTTGCGCGCCGTCACCGCCACTGGCGTCCTGTATCGCCAGCCGTGCGACCTCGGCGGCCGAGCACTGCAGGCCATCGTCGAAATCCAGACTGCCTTCCACTCGCGCCAGCAACAGCAGCTGCTCAAGCGTGCGTTGCAGCCGATCGGCACCGGCCTCGGCGTTGGCCAGTGCCTGCTCGGCGGCGGCGCCTTCGGTCATGCGCGCCACCTGCAGGTGAGTCTTGATCGCCGTCAGCGGGCTGCGCAATTCGTGGGCGGCATCGCCGGTCAGCCGGCGTTCGCGTTCGATGGCCTGGGCGATGCGCTGGAACAGTTGGTTCTGCGTCTGCACCAGCGGCAGCAGCTCCGGCGGCAGGCCTTCGACCGGCAAGGGTTCGAGGGAGTCGGCGCTGCGTCGGGTCAGTGCCTCGCGAATCCTGCGCAGGGGCGCCAGCCCACGGCCCAGGCCGAGCCAGAGCAGACCCAGGCTGCCGAGCAGGGCGACCGCCACGGGCAGAGCCGCCGCCAGCAACACCGAGCGTTTCAGCGCGGCGCGCTCATCCAGGCGATCGGCTGTAGTGATGCGCAGCTCGCCTTGCACCAAGGTGAAACTGCGCCAGGGCACGCCGTCGATCAACTGGTCGCGAAAGCCGTTCTGCTCGGCGTCCAGCTGCTGGTCGGGCGCAGTGTGGCTGCGCGCCAGCACCTCGCCACGTAACGAGCTGACCTGGCAGGCCAGCCCGTTGGGGATGCCCAGCTGTTCGGCGCTCAGACGTTGCGGCGGGCCGTCGCGGGGCAGCGGTTGCGGCAACTGCACCAGCAGACCGGCGACCATGCGCGCCGAGGCGGCCAGGCGCTGGTCGAGCGAGAGCATCATCTGGCTACGCAGATCGACCAGCATCCAGGTCGCCGCCAGTGCCCAGAGCAGCACGAAGGCCGAGCCGAGCATCAGGGTCAGGCGCAGGCGCAGGCTCATGGCGCGTCCTCATCGCCTGCCGGGCCGAGACGGTAGCCCAGGCCGCGCACGGTTTCGACGATGCCGTTGCCGAGTTTGCGGCGCAGGTGGTGGATGTGCACGTTGAGCGCATTGCTCTCGACGTCATCGGCGAAACCGTAAACCGCGTCCTTGAGCTGCTCGCCGCTGAGCACCCGGCCCTGATTGTTGAGCAGTGCCTGCAGCAGGGCCTGTTCACGGCGTGACAGGTCGACCGGCTGGCCGTCCAGGCGCGCCTCGCAGCGGCTCGGGTCGTAGCTCAGTCGGCCATGCTCGATGAGGTTGACGCTGCGCCCGGACATGCGCCGCATCAGCGTGTGCAGGCGCGCGGCCAGCTCGCGCAGATCGAAGGGCTTGAGCAGGTAGTCGTCGGCGCCCGCCTGCAGGCCGGTGACCCGGTCGCTGACCGCATCGCGCGCGGTAAGCACTAGCACCGGTAGCTCCAGCCCCTGTTGGCGCAGGCGTCGCAGCAGGGCGATGCCGTCTTCGTCCGGCAGGCCAAGGTCGAGGATCAGCACATCGAAGTGCGCCGCGCGCAGCAACGCTTCGGCATCCGCCGCGGTCGCGGCATGGTCGACGATCAGGCCCTGGGCATTGAGCCCGGCGACGATACCGCTGGCGATCAGCGCGTCGTCTTCGGCAAGCAGCACGTGCATGGGGAGGGTCCGCAGGAAAATCTCAAGGGTGGACCTTAGCGATTAAGGCAGCGTTATGCAGCCCGTACCACTGTGTTAATGGCGCGTTAATCCCGTCGCGGCATGCTGCGTGGCAGTCAATTCTCGGCCAGGACTCTCATGCGTACATTGGTTCTTCTGCTTTTTCTGCTGGCGCCCGGGCTGGCGCTGCCGGCTGGTGGCCTGTTCGGCGGCGGCTCGCAGGGGGATTTCCTGCCGGTGGACAAGGCGTTCGCTCTGACGGTCAGCCCGCAGGAGAACGGCGCGACGCTGCTGCACTGGCGGATCGCGCCGGGTTACTACCTCTATCAGCAGCGCCTGCAGTTCGACGGCCTGCCGCCCGAACGTCAGCCGCAGCTGCCCGAGGGCGAGCCCTACAGCGACGAGTTCTTCGGCGATTCGCAGATCTACCGCGACAGCCTCGAGCTGACCATTCCGCCAGGCTCGGAGGACAACGTGCGCCTCGGCTGGCAGGGCTGCGCCGATGCCGGGCTCTGCTATCCGCCGCAGACCCGTGAGGTGTCGTTGAGCGGCAACGGCAACGGTACCGCGGCGCCGACCGCTGTTCAGGCCGAGGATCAGGCGCTGGTCAGCGGCCTCGAAAATCAGGCACTGGCCTGGAGCCTGCTGGTGTTTTTCGGCCTCGGTCTGCTGTTGGCCTTCACCCCCTGTTCGTTGCCGATGCTGCCGATTCTGGCGGGCATCGTGGTGGGCAGCGGCGCCACTTCACGCCGTGGTTTCGCCCTGGCGGCGACCTATGTGGTCAGCATGGCACTGGTCTATGCCGGACTTGGGGTGCTCGCGGCGTTACTCGGCGCCAACCTGCAGGCGGCTCTGCAGCAGCCGTGGTTGCTGACCAGTTTCGCCGTATTGTTCGTGCTGCTGGCGCTGCCGATGTTCGGTTTGTTCGAGCTGCAGTTGCCAGCGGCGCTACGGGATCGACTGGAGCGTGCCGGGCGCCAGCAACGCGGTGGCAGCCTGGCCGGTGCCGGCGCGCTGGGCGTGCTGTCCGGCCTGCTGGTCGGGCCTTGCATGACCGCACCATTGGCCGCCGCGCTGCTGTTCATTGCACAAAGCGGCAGTGTGCTGCAGGGCGGTCTGGTGCTGTTCGCACTGGGCTTGGGCATTGGCACGCCGCTGCTATTGCTGGTGACGGTTGGCAACCGTTTCCTTCCCAAACCAGGCGCATGGATGGATAGGGTCAAGGTGGTGTTCGGCTTCCTGTTCCTGGCGGCGGCGCTGTTCGTTGCGCGGCCGTTGCTAGCCGACTGGTTGTGGCTGGGCCTGTGGGGCGCGCTGCTGGTGGTGCTTGCCACCGCCCTGCTGCATGCGGCGCACGCACTGCAACAGCAACGGGCGCCGTGTCAGGCCGCCGGTATTCTGCTGGGTCTGTGGGGCATAGCGATGCTGCTGGGCGCCGCGGGTGGTGCGGACGATCCGCGCCGGCCGCTGGCGATCTATGCCGGCGGTGCGGCGAGTACCACGGTTGTGGAGACCCATGCGCTTGGCTTCAGCGATCCGGCAGTGCTCGACCGTGAGCTGGCAGCAGCAAAGGCGCAGGGCCAGTGGGTGCTGATCGATTACTACGCCGACTGGTGTGTCTCCTGTAAGGTCATGGAGAAAGAGGTCTTCGGCAACGCCGAGGTGCAGGCGAGCCTGGACGGCGTGCGGGTGCTGCGCCCCGATGTGACCCGTAGCGACGCCGCCAGCCGCGAGTTGCTGACGCGCTATCAGGTGCTCGGTCCGCCGACATTGGTGTGGATCGGCCCGGATGGCGAGGAGCGCCGCGAACGTCGCATCACCGGTGAAGTCGGTGCCAAGGACTTTCTGCAGAACTGGAACCAGACCCGGGAGCGAGGTTGATGCTGACTGTGAATATCGGGCCGCTTGCCCTGGCGGTGCCCCATGTGATTCTGCTGGGCAGCCTGCTGCTGGCGACCCTGACCGGCTGGTGGGTCGGCCGTCGCAGCGAACGTAACCCCGAGCGGCAGCTGTTTCGCCTGCTACTCGTGGCGCTGCTGATCGCACGTCTGGCCTTTGTCGCAATGTACTGGGCGTACTACCAGGACGACTGGCTGAGCGTCATTGATATCCGCGACGGTGGTTTTATCGCCTGGCCAGGTCTGGTTGCTGCGCTGGCGTTGGGTATCTGGTGGGGCTGGCGTGACCGCGAACTGCGCAAGCCGCTGGGTATCGCGCTGACGGTGGGAATCCTCAGCTGGGGCTTCAGTAACCTGGCCTGGCACTCCTTCGAGCAGGGCACGCGGCTGCCGGAAATGGCCCTGCGTGACAACCAGGGGCGTCCGGTGGCGCTGGAGGATTATTCAGGTCAGCCACTGGTGATCAATCTGTGGGCGACCTGGTGCCCGCCGTGCCGCCGCGAAATGCCGGTGCTGGCCGACGCGCAGGCGAGGGAAAGCGACACCCTGTTTCTCTTCGTCAATCAGGGCGAGGGGGAGGGGGAGATCAACCGTTTCCTGGAAACCGCGGGGCTGAGTCTCGAAAACGTCCTGCTCGACAGCGGCGGGCGCCTCGGCCAGCACGTTGGCTCCACGGCGCTGCCGACCACGCTGTTCTACAACGCCGATGGTCGCCAGGTCAGCAGCCATCTCGGCGAACTCTCGCACGCCAGCCTGGCGCGCGCGTTGAAAAAACTGAAAGAGGAAGCTGCGCAGTGATTCGATTCAAGCCGTTACCCTACCTGCTCGCCGGCGTCAGCCTGCTGGCCCTGCCCATGGTCAAGGCCGAAGAACTGCCAGAGGCGATCAAGGCCGTCGAGGCCCGCGGTGCCGAGGTCGTTGGCCGCTTCGAGGCACCCGGCGGGCTCCAGGGCTATGCCGCGCGCTATAACGGGCAGGGCATGGCGCTGTATCTCACCCCGGACGGCGAACATGTGCTGATCGGTAGCCTGCTCGACGCAAAGGGCGAGGACCTGACTCGCGGGCAGCTGGAAAAGCTGGTCTATGAACCGCTGGGCAAGGAGATGTGGACGCGCATGCAAGACAGCAGCTGGATCGCTGACGGCAAGGCCGACGCACCGCGCATCGTCTACATGTTCAGTGACCCGAACTGCCCGTACTGCAACATGTTCTGGAAGCAGGCGCGGCCCTGGG
Protein-coding regions in this window:
- a CDS encoding sensor histidine kinase, translating into MSLRLRLTLMLGSAFVLLWALAATWMLVDLRSQMMLSLDQRLAASARMVAGLLVQLPQPLPRDGPPQRLSAEQLGIPNGLACQVSSLRGEVLARSHTAPDQQLDAEQNGFRDQLIDGVPWRSFTLVQGELRITTADRLDERAALKRSVLLAAALPVAVALLGSLGLLWLGLGRGLAPLRRIREALTRRSADSLEPLPVEGLPPELLPLVQTQNQLFQRIAQAIERERRLTGDAAHELRSPLTAIKTHLQVARMTEGAAAEQALANAEAGADRLQRTLEQLLLLARVEGSLDFDDGLQCSAAEVARLAIQDASGGDGAQILLQVPAELPDAPLAMPPVLAIAALRNLLENAQRHTAPGSAVTLTLHGEAERVRFEVRDQGPGIAAEHVEHLTRRFWRHAASSGSGLGLAIVQAIAQRSDCTLAFDSQADGLRVSLTVPLQR
- a CDS encoding response regulator, with product MHVLLAEDDALIASGIVAGLNAQGLIVDHAATAADAEALLRAAHFDVLILDLGLPDEDGIALLRRLRQQGLELPVLVLTARDAVSDRVTGLQAGADDYLLKPFDLRELAARLHTLMRRMSGRSVNLIEHGRLSYDPSRCEARLDGQPVDLSRREQALLQALLNNQGRVLSGEQLKDAVYGFADDVESNALNVHIHHLRRKLGNGIVETVRGLGYRLGPAGDEDAP
- the dsbD gene encoding protein-disulfide reductase DsbD; the protein is MRTLVLLLFLLAPGLALPAGGLFGGGSQGDFLPVDKAFALTVSPQENGATLLHWRIAPGYYLYQQRLQFDGLPPERQPQLPEGEPYSDEFFGDSQIYRDSLELTIPPGSEDNVRLGWQGCADAGLCYPPQTREVSLSGNGNGTAAPTAVQAEDQALVSGLENQALAWSLLVFFGLGLLLAFTPCSLPMLPILAGIVVGSGATSRRGFALAATYVVSMALVYAGLGVLAALLGANLQAALQQPWLLTSFAVLFVLLALPMFGLFELQLPAALRDRLERAGRQQRGGSLAGAGALGVLSGLLVGPCMTAPLAAALLFIAQSGSVLQGGLVLFALGLGIGTPLLLLVTVGNRFLPKPGAWMDRVKVVFGFLFLAAALFVARPLLADWLWLGLWGALLVVLATALLHAAHALQQQRAPCQAAGILLGLWGIAMLLGAAGGADDPRRPLAIYAGGAASTTVVETHALGFSDPAVLDRELAAAKAQGQWVLIDYYADWCVSCKVMEKEVFGNAEVQASLDGVRVLRPDVTRSDAASRELLTRYQVLGPPTLVWIGPDGEERRERRITGEVGAKDFLQNWNQTRERG
- a CDS encoding TlpA family protein disulfide reductase, translated to MLTVNIGPLALAVPHVILLGSLLLATLTGWWVGRRSERNPERQLFRLLLVALLIARLAFVAMYWAYYQDDWLSVIDIRDGGFIAWPGLVAALALGIWWGWRDRELRKPLGIALTVGILSWGFSNLAWHSFEQGTRLPEMALRDNQGRPVALEDYSGQPLVINLWATWCPPCRREMPVLADAQARESDTLFLFVNQGEGEGEINRFLETAGLSLENVLLDSGGRLGQHVGSTALPTTLFYNADGRQVSSHLGELSHASLARALKKLKEEAAQ
- the dsbG gene encoding thiol:disulfide interchange protein DsbG codes for the protein MIRFKPLPYLLAGVSLLALPMVKAEELPEAIKAVEARGAEVVGRFEAPGGLQGYAARYNGQGMALYLTPDGEHVLIGSLLDAKGEDLTRGQLEKLVYEPLGKEMWTRMQDSSWIADGKADAPRIVYMFSDPNCPYCNMFWKQARPWVEAGKVQVRHIMVGMLRADSAGKSAALLSAKDPQAALNEHEAAGKASKLKALDKIPAELEEQLTNNLMLMSELGAQATPAIFYLDDNDRLQQHQGAPRPEALAEIMGPR